The Micromonospora sp. Llam0 genome contains a region encoding:
- a CDS encoding lysophospholipid acyltransferase family protein, translating into MTVPDRPGDVWDQRVAAGLAFLRRRLAGEYEVDEFGFDPDLTEGVFLPVLRALYREWFRTEVSGVEHLPVDGAGLVVGNHSGTVALDAAVLTAILHDEHPRHRHLRLLSADLVFRLPFLSELTRKFGGTVACNPDAERLLGGGELVGVFPEGFKGVGKPYSQRYKLQRFGRGGFVSAAIRTGSPIVPVAIVGAEETYPMLANIAPLARMLGLPYFPVTPTFPWLGPLGLVPLPSKWLIEFCPPIPTTQFADHADDPLVVFNLADQVRETIQQALHRLLDRRPDPFGR; encoded by the coding sequence ATGACCGTGCCGGACCGACCCGGCGACGTCTGGGATCAGCGGGTGGCCGCCGGCCTGGCGTTCCTGCGCCGCCGGTTGGCCGGCGAGTACGAGGTGGACGAGTTCGGCTTCGATCCCGATCTCACCGAAGGGGTGTTCCTGCCGGTGCTGCGGGCGCTCTACCGCGAGTGGTTCCGCACCGAGGTGTCCGGGGTCGAACACCTGCCGGTGGACGGTGCCGGGCTCGTGGTCGGCAACCACTCCGGCACGGTCGCGCTGGACGCCGCCGTGCTCACCGCGATCCTGCACGACGAGCATCCGCGGCACCGGCACCTGCGGCTGCTCAGCGCCGACCTGGTCTTCCGGTTGCCGTTTTTGTCCGAACTGACCCGCAAGTTCGGCGGCACCGTGGCCTGCAACCCGGACGCCGAGCGGTTGCTCGGTGGCGGGGAACTGGTCGGGGTCTTCCCGGAGGGCTTCAAGGGAGTCGGAAAGCCGTACTCGCAGCGCTACAAGCTGCAGCGGTTCGGTCGGGGTGGGTTCGTCTCGGCGGCCATCCGGACCGGATCGCCGATCGTTCCGGTGGCGATCGTCGGCGCTGAGGAGACCTATCCGATGCTGGCGAACATCGCCCCGCTCGCCCGGATGCTCGGCCTGCCGTACTTCCCGGTGACGCCGACGTTTCCGTGGCTGGGGCCGCTCGGCCTGGTGCCGTTGCCGAGCAAGTGGCTGATCGAGTTCTGCCCGCCGATCCCGACCACCCAGTTCGCCGACCACGCCGATGACCCGCTGGTCGTGTTCAACCTGGCCGACCAGGTGCGGGAGACGATCCAGCAGGCCCTGCACCGGCTGCTGGACCGCCGGCCGGACCCGTTCGGCCGGTGA
- a CDS encoding NAD-dependent epimerase/dehydratase family protein codes for MVRSPTVVVTGTSRFIGARVAGRLAADPRVGRVVGLDTATPAPDFADLLRDVDQVRADAGAASGIIADLDASAVVHLAVVSGPDQQYGGRAAMKEQNVIGTMQLLAACQRASGLRKLVVRSSTAAYGASFRDPAVFTEDTEPREVPRGGFARDILDIEAYVRGFRRRRPDVTATVLRFAPFIGSTAETSLTRYFAQPLVPTVFGRDPRLQFVHVDDALEVLHRAVVEDRPGTFNVAGPGVLTLSQAIRRAGRVAVPVLEPGLSGAAGVTRAFGVGRYGFDQIDLFVHGRVVDTSRLIREFGFEPRSTQAAFDDFLRAHSDGALLASDRLAAAEQAILDGIRRVRAGHAGDQRELA; via the coding sequence ATGGTGAGGTCCCCGACCGTGGTGGTAACCGGGACGAGCCGATTCATCGGTGCCCGGGTCGCCGGTCGACTCGCCGCCGACCCCCGGGTCGGCCGGGTCGTCGGGCTGGACACCGCCACACCGGCGCCGGACTTCGCGGATCTGTTGCGCGACGTCGACCAGGTCCGCGCCGACGCTGGCGCGGCCAGCGGCATCATCGCGGACCTCGACGCGTCAGCCGTCGTGCACCTGGCCGTGGTCAGTGGACCGGACCAGCAGTACGGCGGCCGCGCCGCGATGAAGGAACAGAACGTCATCGGCACCATGCAGCTGCTCGCCGCCTGCCAGCGGGCGTCCGGTCTGCGCAAGCTGGTGGTGCGTTCGTCGACGGCGGCGTACGGCGCCTCGTTCCGCGATCCGGCGGTCTTCACCGAGGACACCGAGCCCCGTGAGGTGCCGCGCGGCGGGTTCGCCCGCGACATCCTGGACATCGAGGCGTACGTGCGCGGCTTCCGCCGCCGTCGGCCCGACGTCACCGCCACCGTGCTGCGGTTCGCTCCGTTCATCGGCTCCACCGCCGAGACCAGTCTGACCCGCTACTTCGCCCAGCCGCTGGTGCCGACCGTCTTCGGCCGGGACCCCCGGCTGCAGTTCGTGCACGTCGACGACGCGCTCGAGGTGCTGCACCGGGCCGTGGTGGAGGATCGTCCCGGCACCTTCAACGTTGCCGGTCCGGGCGTGCTCACCCTCTCCCAGGCGATCCGGCGGGCCGGCCGGGTCGCCGTACCGGTGCTGGAGCCGGGGCTGTCCGGTGCCGCCGGGGTCACCCGGGCCTTCGGTGTCGGGCGCTACGGGTTCGACCAGATCGACCTGTTCGTCCACGGCCGGGTGGTCGACACCTCCCGGTTGATCCGCGAGTTCGGGTTCGAACCGCGGTCGACGCAGGCCGCCTTCGACGATTTTCTGCGCGCCCACTCGGACGGGGCGCTGCTCGCCAGCGACCGGCTGGCCGCCGCCGAGCAGGCGATCCTGGACGGCATCCGCCGGGTCCGCGCCGGCCACGCCGGTGACCAGCGGGAACTGGCATGA
- a CDS encoding 30S ribosomal protein bS22 encodes MGSVVKKRRKRMAKKKHRKLLRKTRVQRRRLGK; translated from the coding sequence ATGGGCTCGGTGGTCAAGAAGCGCCGCAAGCGTATGGCCAAGAAGAAGCACCGCAAGCTGCTGCGCAAGACCCGCGTCCAGCGTCGACGTCTCGGCAAGTGA
- a CDS encoding helix-turn-helix domain-containing protein, translated as MAGSPQSEDRLSEVKFLTVAEVARVMRVSKMTVYRLVHSGELSAVRVGRSFRVPEHAVHEYLRGAFRETA; from the coding sequence ATGGCAGGATCACCACAGTCCGAGGACAGGCTGTCGGAGGTCAAGTTCCTTACCGTCGCCGAGGTGGCGAGGGTGATGCGGGTATCCAAGATGACCGTCTATCGACTCGTGCACTCCGGTGAACTCTCCGCGGTACGGGTCGGCCGGTCGTTCCGGGTGCCGGAACACGCGGTGCACGAGTACCTGCGAGGGGCTTTCCGGGAGACCGCCTAG
- a CDS encoding proline dehydrogenase family protein — protein sequence MLRSVILAASRSTTIERLVAAAPVSRDVVRRFVGGTTIDEALTAAAELTGTGVVISIDHLGEDTTTAEQASAVRAEYLALLDALDRAGLAAGTDVSVKLSALGQRFDEPAATGHARAICAAAAAVGGTVTLDMEDHTTTDSTLDILQTLRADHPSTGAVLQAYLRRTEADCRELATAGSRVRLCKGAYAEPESVAYQSAIDVDKSFVRCLNILFSGAGYPMLATHDPRLIAIAEDRARWFDRAPEEFEFQMLYGVRPAEQARLAGEGYTMRVYLPYGTDWYGYLMRRLAERPANVAFLGRALRSRD from the coding sequence ATGCTTCGCTCGGTCATCCTCGCCGCGTCCCGGTCGACCACGATCGAACGGCTGGTCGCCGCCGCCCCGGTCAGCCGTGACGTGGTACGCCGATTCGTCGGCGGCACCACCATCGACGAGGCGTTGACCGCCGCCGCCGAGCTCACCGGCACCGGTGTGGTGATCAGCATCGACCACCTCGGTGAGGACACCACCACCGCTGAGCAGGCCAGCGCGGTGCGGGCGGAGTACCTGGCCCTGCTGGACGCGTTGGACCGGGCCGGCCTCGCCGCCGGCACCGACGTCAGCGTGAAGCTCTCCGCGCTCGGACAGCGGTTCGACGAGCCGGCGGCGACCGGGCACGCCCGGGCGATCTGCGCGGCGGCGGCCGCCGTCGGTGGCACCGTCACCCTCGACATGGAGGACCACACCACCACCGACTCGACCCTGGACATTCTGCAGACCCTGCGTGCCGACCATCCGTCCACCGGTGCGGTGCTGCAGGCGTACCTGCGGCGTACCGAGGCGGACTGCCGGGAGCTGGCCACCGCCGGTTCCCGGGTGCGGCTGTGCAAGGGGGCGTACGCGGAGCCGGAGTCGGTCGCCTACCAGTCGGCGATCGACGTCGACAAGTCCTTCGTACGGTGCCTCAACATCCTGTTCTCCGGCGCCGGCTACCCGATGCTGGCCACCCACGACCCGCGCCTGATCGCGATCGCCGAGGACCGGGCCCGCTGGTTCGACCGGGCGCCGGAGGAGTTCGAGTTCCAGATGCTGTACGGGGTCCGACCGGCCGAACAGGCCCGGCTCGCGGGGGAGGGCTACACCATGCGGGTCTACCTGCCCTACGGCACCGACTGGTACGGCTACCTGATGCGCCGGCTGGCCGAACGCCCGGCCAACGTGGCGTTTCTCGGCCGGGCGCTGCGCTCCCGCGACTGA